A stretch of Paracoccus sp. N5 DNA encodes these proteins:
- a CDS encoding entericidin A/B family lipoprotein, protein MSRIFPLAAFVAVTAVAGCETMQGAGRDMQTAGALLTQQAAESQTQVGSYAPPGPAVTPTPY, encoded by the coding sequence ATGAGCAGGATTTTCCCACTGGCCGCGTTCGTGGCCGTCACCGCGGTTGCCGGCTGCGAGACCATGCAGGGCGCCGGGCGCGACATGCAGACCGCCGGCGCGCTGCTGACGCAGCAGGCGGCGGAAAGCCAGACCCAGGTCGGCAGCTATGCGCCGCCGGGACCAGCGGTGACGCCGACGCCGTATTGA